Proteins from a single region of Haloterrigena alkaliphila:
- a CDS encoding MBL fold metallo-hydrolase: MHTEIVERIGVGGESPEGDNSAYLVGDRALVDPGPPTDDAWADLRAGLERAGVAPSDLEAVLVTHWHVDHAGLAPRLADAADATLAMGTGDAPLVADYAVERDRRLERDRETMRRWGVPADAIESVLEDDTPSPMPDSIPVERLADGDRIAGLEAVSTPGHTLGHTAFAAGDVLLVGDAVLPTYTPNVGGSDTRTLRSASTDSRVQEPPESVVDGDPLAAYLETLDRLADRSERLLPGHGETIQPDRIPTIRDHHRERTRRVLTALERRADDDSDREGTSPWRLAVDLFGDLEGSHVKFGAGEAAAHCRRLERDGVVERVANDPVSYDPIE; encoded by the coding sequence ATGCACACCGAGATCGTCGAGCGAATCGGCGTCGGCGGCGAGTCGCCCGAAGGGGACAACAGCGCCTACCTCGTCGGCGACCGCGCCCTCGTCGATCCCGGGCCGCCGACCGACGACGCCTGGGCCGACCTGCGGGCGGGCCTCGAGCGCGCCGGCGTCGCCCCGTCCGATCTCGAGGCCGTCCTCGTCACCCACTGGCACGTCGACCACGCGGGGTTGGCGCCGCGACTCGCCGACGCCGCGGACGCGACCCTCGCGATGGGCACCGGAGACGCACCGCTGGTGGCCGACTACGCGGTCGAACGCGACCGACGACTCGAGCGCGATCGCGAGACGATGCGACGGTGGGGAGTCCCCGCCGACGCGATCGAATCCGTCCTCGAGGACGATACGCCCTCGCCGATGCCCGACTCGATCCCGGTCGAGCGCCTCGCCGACGGCGACCGCATCGCGGGCCTCGAGGCGGTCTCGACCCCCGGCCACACGCTCGGCCACACCGCCTTCGCGGCGGGGGACGTGCTGCTGGTTGGCGACGCCGTCCTGCCCACCTACACGCCGAACGTCGGGGGGAGCGACACCCGAACGCTCCGCTCTGCGTCGACCGATTCCCGGGTACAGGAACCGCCGGAATCGGTCGTCGATGGCGACCCGCTCGCTGCCTACCTCGAGACGCTCGATCGACTCGCCGACCGATCGGAGCGCCTCCTGCCGGGCCACGGGGAGACGATTCAGCCGGACCGCATCCCGACGATCCGCGACCATCACCGCGAGCGGACTCGACGCGTGCTCACTGCCCTCGAGCGCCGCGCTGACGACGATTCTGACCGCGAGGGGACGAGCCCGTGGCGACTGGCCGTCGACCTGTTCGGCGACCTCGAGGGCAGCCACGTGAAGTTCGGGGCCGGCGAAGCGGCGGCCCACTGTCGGCGACTCGAGCGCGACGGTGTCGTCGAACGAGTCGCCAACGATCCGGTCAGTTACGACCCGATCGAATGA